The Gemmobacter aquarius genome contains the following window.
GACACCATCTGCCGGATGCGCTGCTGCAAGGTGCCCGCAGCCCCCTGCGGCAGAAAGAAGCTCTCGACCGGTATCGCCATCTGGCCTGATCCCCCACCACATCTGGCACTATCATCCCCGCGCGCGATGCCAAAGACAAGCCAGGGCGCTCTCAAATCGGGAAAAATTCCACGCTCGGGATCGGCACACAAACAGCCCCGCAGCAATCCACGCTGGAAAACGCCACCGGCAGAAAATCCCGCCGGAACGCCGTTTCGTCCCGCAGGCAGCAAGCCCGCTTTCCCCGCGCCTCGCTTGGCCGTATCATGCCGGCGTCAATGACAGGTTGTCCGATTATGCGAGTGTCCGGCACAGGCCGCCAGTTCCTGCTCCTCCAGGGCCCCCACGGCCCGTTTTTTGCACAACTCGCAGCAATGCTGCGTGCCTCGGGCGCAACCGCCCTGCGCGTCGGCTTCAACAGGGGCGACCGGGCTTTCTGGCCCGACAGGGACAGCTACATCCCCTATCGTGGCACAGTCGAAGATTGGCCCGCCGCCGTCGCAGACCTGCTCACCCGCCATGCCATCACCGATCTGGTGCTTTATGGCGATACCCGGCCGCTCCATACCGCAGCCGTCGCGGCGGCCCGCGCCGCCGGTATAACGGTCCACGTCTACGAGGAAGGCTATCTGCGCCCCTATTGGATCACCTACGAACGGGGCGGGTCCAACGGCAACTCGCGCCTGATGGAGATGACCGTAACCGACATGCAATCGGCCCTCGCCCGCAGCGATGGCAGCCAACCCGACGCCCCGGCGCATTGGGGCGACATGCGCCAGCACATGTTCTGGGGTGCGCTCTACCACTGGTTCGTCTTTGCCGGCTTCTGGGATTACCGCGCTTACCGCCCGCACCGCCAGATCACCGTCTGGGACGAGGCAAAGCTGCACCTGCGCAGCCTGCTCTTGCAGCCGCTGCACCGCTGGGAGCGGATGCTTGCCACCGCCCGCATCCGCCGCGCGGGCTTTCCCTATCACATCGTCCTTCTGCAACTTGAACACGACGCCAGCTTCCGGGCCCATTCCCCCTTTGCCAGCATGCCGGAATTTATCGCCGAGGTGATCTCGGCCTTCGCCAAAGGCGCCCCGCCGCACCACCACCTCGTCTTCAAGGCCCACCCGCTCGAAGATGGCCGCGCGCCGTTGCGCCAATCCATCCGCCGCATCGCTGCCGGGCACGGCCTTGCCGACCGCGTCCATTTCATTCGCGGCGGCAAACTCGCGCAATTGCTCAATCAGGCCCGCAGCGCCGTCACCGTGAATTCCACTGCAGCCCAA
Protein-coding sequences here:
- a CDS encoding capsule biosynthesis protein codes for the protein MRVSGTGRQFLLLQGPHGPFFAQLAAMLRASGATALRVGFNRGDRAFWPDRDSYIPYRGTVEDWPAAVADLLTRHAITDLVLYGDTRPLHTAAVAAARAAGITVHVYEEGYLRPYWITYERGGSNGNSRLMEMTVTDMQSALARSDGSQPDAPAHWGDMRQHMFWGALYHWFVFAGFWDYRAYRPHRQITVWDEAKLHLRSLLLQPLHRWERMLATARIRRAGFPYHIVLLQLEHDASFRAHSPFASMPEFIAEVISAFAKGAPPHHHLVFKAHPLEDGRAPLRQSIRRIAAGHGLADRVHFIRGGKLAQLLNQARSAVTVNSTAAQQALWRGLPLMAFGQAVYAKPEFVSTQSPAEFFVAPTRPDSRAYRDFRRYLLETSQIPGGFYSANGRRALLRQVVDLMLAPHDPYDALSSGNASPRQQLHAVG